One Cellulomonas taurus genomic region harbors:
- the rpmI gene encoding 50S ribosomal protein L35, producing MPKNKTHSGAKKRFRVTGTGKLMREQANARHLLEHKSSRRTRRLAQDQVVSAADAPKIKKLLGR from the coding sequence ATGCCGAAGAACAAGACGCACTCCGGTGCCAAGAAGCGCTTCCGGGTGACGGGCACCGGCAAGCTCATGCGCGAGCAGGCGAACGCCCGCCACCTACTCGAGCACAAGTCGAGCCGTCGCACCCGGCGCCTCGCCCAGGACCAGGTCGTCTCCGCGGCTGACGCCCCCAAGATCAAGAAGCTGCTCGGTCGTTGA
- a CDS encoding Fur family transcriptional regulator: MELDQHVHTDPGDLLRDHGLRVTAPRVAVLAAVGALPHADADTILKQARATLPTVSVQAVYDVLHALTGAGILRRIEPAGHPARYERRVGDNHHHVVCTSCGEVGDVDCAVGAAPCLTPSSSSGFQIHTAEVTYWGLCPRCAATP, encoded by the coding sequence ATGGAGCTCGACCAGCACGTCCACACCGACCCGGGCGACCTGCTGCGCGACCACGGGTTGCGGGTGACCGCGCCCCGGGTGGCGGTGCTGGCCGCCGTCGGTGCTCTCCCCCACGCCGATGCCGACACCATCCTCAAGCAGGCGCGGGCCACGCTGCCCACGGTGTCGGTCCAGGCGGTGTACGACGTGCTGCACGCGCTGACCGGCGCGGGCATCCTGCGCCGGATCGAACCCGCCGGGCACCCCGCTCGCTACGAGCGTCGGGTCGGCGACAACCACCATCACGTCGTCTGCACGTCCTGCGGCGAGGTCGGCGACGTCGACTGCGCCGTCGGTGCGGCGCCCTGCCTCACCCCGAGCTCGAGCTCGGGGTTCCAGATCCACACCGCCGAGGTCACCTACTGGGGACTGTGTCCCCGGTGCGCCGCGACCCCCTGA
- a CDS encoding catalase → MTQENPPTTTTSFGTPVASDAHSLTAGPDGVTALHDHYLVEKLAQFNRERIPERVVHAKGTGAFGEFVVTEDVSAYTRAALFQPGATSEMLLRFSTVAGEQGSPDTWRDVHGFALKFYTSEGNLDIVGNNTPVFFIRDGMKFPDFIHSQKRLPGSGLRDADMQWDFWTLSPESAHQVTYLMGDRGLPTTTRHLNGYGSHTYQWINAAGERFWVKYHFISRQGLESFTPEQAEQIAGADADYQRRDLYEAIERGDFPTWDVYVQVMPYEDAKTYRFNPFDLTKVWPKGDYPRIKVGHFTLNRNPRNFFAEIEQAAFSPATLVPGTAISPDKMLMARVFSYPDAQRYRVGTNYAQLPVNAAKCPVHSYTADGAQRHDFNAPEVPVYAPNSFGGPVASAVAAGEGSWESDGELVRAAATLHAEDDDFGQAGTLYRDVFDEGAKVRFQETLVGQYRALTVDRVKERFLWYWTQVDAGLGATLRELIAAGDGGAPIDQPSDTDV, encoded by the coding sequence ATGACTCAGGAGAACCCCCCGACCACCACGACGAGCTTCGGCACGCCGGTCGCCTCCGACGCCCACTCGCTGACCGCCGGACCGGACGGCGTCACCGCGCTGCACGACCACTACCTGGTCGAGAAGCTCGCGCAGTTCAACCGCGAGCGGATCCCGGAGCGCGTGGTGCACGCCAAGGGCACCGGTGCCTTCGGCGAGTTCGTGGTCACCGAGGACGTGTCCGCCTACACCCGCGCCGCCCTGTTCCAGCCGGGCGCCACCAGCGAGATGCTGCTGCGGTTCTCCACCGTGGCCGGCGAGCAGGGCAGCCCGGACACCTGGCGGGACGTGCACGGCTTCGCGCTGAAGTTCTACACCTCCGAGGGCAACCTGGACATCGTCGGGAACAACACCCCGGTGTTCTTCATCCGGGACGGCATGAAGTTCCCCGACTTCATCCATTCCCAGAAGCGGCTGCCCGGCTCCGGTCTGCGCGACGCCGACATGCAGTGGGACTTCTGGACGCTGTCGCCGGAGTCCGCGCACCAGGTCACGTACCTGATGGGCGACCGTGGCCTGCCGACCACCACCCGGCACCTGAACGGCTACGGCTCGCACACCTACCAGTGGATCAACGCCGCCGGTGAGCGGTTCTGGGTCAAGTACCACTTCATCTCCCGCCAGGGGCTGGAGTCCTTCACCCCGGAGCAGGCCGAGCAGATCGCCGGCGCCGACGCCGACTACCAGCGCCGGGACCTCTACGAGGCGATCGAGCGCGGCGACTTCCCGACCTGGGACGTCTACGTCCAGGTGATGCCCTACGAGGACGCCAAGACCTACCGGTTCAACCCCTTCGACCTGACCAAGGTGTGGCCGAAGGGCGACTACCCGCGGATCAAGGTCGGGCACTTCACGCTGAACCGGAACCCGCGCAACTTCTTCGCCGAGATCGAGCAGGCGGCGTTCTCCCCCGCCACCCTGGTGCCGGGCACCGCGATCTCGCCGGACAAGATGCTGATGGCCCGGGTGTTCTCCTACCCGGACGCCCAGCGCTACCGGGTGGGCACCAACTACGCCCAGCTGCCGGTGAACGCCGCCAAGTGCCCGGTGCACTCCTACACCGCCGACGGTGCGCAGCGGCACGACTTCAACGCGCCCGAGGTGCCGGTGTACGCGCCGAACAGCTTCGGCGGGCCGGTGGCCTCCGCCGTCGCCGCCGGTGAGGGATCGTGGGAGTCGGACGGCGAGCTGGTGCGGGCCGCCGCCACCCTGCACGCCGAGGACGACGACTTCGGCCAGGCGGGCACCCTGTACCGGGACGTCTTCGACGAGGGTGCCAAGGTCCGGTTCCAGGAGACGCTGGTCGGGCAGTACCGCGCTCTCACCGTCGACCGAGTCAAGGAGCGGTTCCTCTGGTACTGGACCCAGGTCGACGCCGGCCTCGGCGCCACCCTGCGCGAGCTGATCGCCGCCGGTGACGGCGGCGCGCCGATCGACCAGCCCAGCGACACCGACGTCTGA
- a CDS encoding DUF1844 domain-containing protein, which yields MTENPDATAAVRDIADVAAVEVITTAAVHLMSAAAVKCGLSPDTDEYTGAELQDLDEARKLITALAALVTASAPDIGNQHARSLRDGLRSLQLAFREASPFPDALGEGPGEKFTGAVS from the coding sequence ATGACCGAGAACCCGGATGCCACCGCCGCCGTCCGTGACATCGCCGATGTCGCCGCCGTCGAGGTGATCACCACCGCCGCCGTGCACCTGATGAGCGCCGCCGCGGTGAAGTGCGGCCTGTCGCCGGACACCGACGAGTACACCGGTGCCGAGCTCCAGGACCTGGACGAGGCGCGCAAGTTGATCACCGCCCTCGCGGCCCTGGTCACCGCGTCCGCGCCGGACATCGGCAACCAGCACGCGCGGTCGCTGCGGGACGGCCTGCGGTCGTTGCAGCTGGCGTTCCGCGAGGCGTCGCCGTTCCCGGACGCCCTCGGCGAGGGGCCGGGCGAGAAGTTCACCGGCGCCGTGAGCTGA
- a CDS encoding MFS transporter — protein sequence MSLGSYGSVLRLPGVLPLTLIAFVARIPHAMTGVTLTLHVVLSLHRSYAEAGLVAAAMTVGMAIGAPWRGRRVDRIGLRRALIPSVLVSSVIWVIAPRLGYGWLIVAAVVAGAFLVPVFSVVRQSLSVLVPAEQQRTAFAFDSVCTELTFMVGPVLAAFLATSLSTTVALTVVGASTVVAGVALFWADPPTTSVQRDARHGGTSTVLPVTAPAPTVEQPVADRRWLSPGLLIVLAAASSVAVLLNGTDVSIVAALEDWGRPGSVGWVVALWCLGSAVGGLVYGAAPWELHPLTLVALFGLFTVPAALAQTPTQLAVAIVIAGLPCAAALSSINASLVRMVPEHRRGEVMGWSGTANTLGGAVGAPVTGAVIDALGAQAGFGFAGGAGVVLAGTGLAAMAVLRRPGRRGGRSDRGGRTSVSSRRR from the coding sequence GTGTCCCTCGGTTCCTACGGCTCCGTCCTGCGCCTGCCCGGCGTGCTGCCGCTCACCCTGATCGCCTTCGTCGCGCGGATCCCGCATGCGATGACCGGCGTGACCCTCACGCTGCACGTCGTGCTGTCCCTGCACCGCAGCTACGCCGAGGCGGGCCTGGTCGCCGCCGCGATGACGGTGGGCATGGCGATCGGTGCCCCGTGGCGTGGCCGTCGGGTGGACCGGATCGGCCTGCGCCGGGCGCTGATCCCCTCGGTGCTGGTGTCGTCGGTGATCTGGGTGATCGCGCCCCGGCTCGGCTACGGCTGGCTGATCGTGGCGGCGGTGGTGGCCGGGGCGTTCCTGGTGCCGGTGTTCAGCGTGGTGCGCCAGTCGTTGTCGGTGCTGGTCCCGGCCGAGCAGCAGCGCACCGCCTTCGCGTTCGACTCGGTGTGCACGGAGCTGACCTTCATGGTCGGGCCGGTGCTGGCGGCGTTCCTCGCGACGTCGCTCTCGACCACCGTGGCGCTCACCGTGGTCGGGGCCAGCACCGTGGTCGCCGGGGTGGCACTGTTCTGGGCCGACCCGCCGACCACCTCGGTCCAGCGCGACGCCCGGCACGGGGGCACGAGCACGGTGCTGCCGGTGACCGCTCCCGCCCCCACCGTCGAGCAGCCGGTGGCGGACCGTCGCTGGCTCAGCCCCGGGTTGCTCATCGTGCTCGCGGCGGCGTCCTCGGTGGCCGTGCTGTTGAACGGCACCGATGTGAGCATCGTGGCGGCGCTGGAGGACTGGGGTCGGCCCGGGTCGGTGGGCTGGGTGGTGGCGCTGTGGTGCCTGGGCTCGGCGGTCGGCGGTCTGGTCTACGGGGCGGCGCCGTGGGAGCTGCACCCGCTGACCCTGGTCGCCCTGTTCGGCCTGTTCACCGTGCCGGCCGCGCTGGCGCAGACCCCGACCCAGCTGGCGGTGGCCATCGTGATCGCCGGACTGCCCTGTGCGGCGGCGCTGTCCTCGATCAACGCCTCGCTGGTCCGGATGGTGCCGGAGCACCGGCGCGGCGAGGTGATGGGGTGGAGCGGCACCGCGAACACCCTCGGCGGTGCCGTGGGCGCCCCGGTGACCGGGGCGGTGATCGACGCGCTGGGTGCCCAGGCGGGATTCGGTTTCGCGGGCGGCGCCGGTGTCGTGTTGGCCGGGACCGGGCTGGCGGCGATGGCGGTGCTGCGACGACCGGGCAGACGGGGCGGACGGAGCGACCGGGGCGGACGGACCTCGGTCAGCTCACGGCGCCGGTGA
- a CDS encoding S1C family serine protease → MTARPTRTRSVLIGVSVLLLAGCSSFTLPGDPPTDLVPSSAPFATPTSTGNLSPDGFDAAQRMSVRVRNVGCGSVSTGSGFAIDEHTLITNKHVVADSAELQLSTYDGRDVTVATAASASLADLALVRTDDALPSATQLGDADPAPGDPITVVGYPEGGELTVTSGRVIGTTPDPLNSNLGEVLLTDAAVEPGSSGSAVLDSAGHVVGVVYAKNQAGQSFVVPVSTLRTILGDEGALIPTVACSAG, encoded by the coding sequence ATGACGGCACGGCCCACGCGAACGCGGTCGGTGCTGATCGGCGTGAGCGTGCTGCTGCTCGCCGGGTGCTCGTCCTTCACCCTCCCCGGCGACCCGCCCACCGATCTGGTGCCGTCCAGCGCGCCCTTCGCCACCCCGACGTCGACCGGCAACCTGTCGCCGGACGGCTTCGACGCAGCACAGCGGATGTCGGTCAGGGTGCGCAACGTCGGCTGCGGGTCGGTCAGCACCGGCTCCGGCTTCGCGATCGACGAGCACACGCTGATCACGAACAAGCATGTGGTCGCCGACTCGGCCGAGCTGCAGCTGAGCACCTACGACGGCCGGGACGTCACCGTCGCCACCGCCGCCTCCGCCTCCCTCGCCGACCTCGCGCTGGTCCGCACCGATGACGCGCTGCCGTCGGCGACCCAACTCGGCGACGCCGATCCGGCACCCGGCGACCCGATCACGGTGGTCGGTTACCCCGAGGGCGGCGAACTCACGGTCACCAGTGGCCGGGTGATCGGCACCACCCCGGACCCGCTGAACAGCAACCTCGGCGAGGTGCTGCTCACCGACGCCGCCGTCGAGCCGGGCAGCTCCGGGTCGGCGGTGCTGGACAGTGCCGGTCACGTGGTCGGCGTGGTGTACGCCAAGAACCAGGCGGGGCAGAGCTTCGTGGTGCCGGTCAGCACGTTGCGCACGATCCTCGGCGACGAGGGTGCGCTGATCCCGACGGTGGCCTGCTCAGCGGGATGA
- a CDS encoding SseB family protein, with translation MTGRELPPTSAFSGDDGSADPTLAAVLRAYGRTRSTGSGDPRAVAELADVIAALAGTRVLVPVLAEAEATETVEVHGHAHTVDRQASAGIVALQAPDGRTALPVFSSVAAMTAWRADARPVPTEIARAALSAVEEGWELLVLDPGGPVTVLVPRPAVWALAQQIDWSPAVTGTGADRIVAPEVRDAVREAITAAVAVGDPAPAAAATEQPRRWWRRSAPATSAPTTERPAIRELRVVPGDRAEVSVDLHLVPGLDRGTVDAVLRAVGAALAGSETVTRRVDSVQVRLR, from the coding sequence GTGACCGGGCGGGAACTGCCGCCGACCTCGGCGTTCTCCGGCGACGACGGGTCGGCGGACCCGACGCTCGCGGCGGTGCTCCGTGCCTACGGCCGGACGCGGTCGACGGGCTCCGGCGATCCCCGAGCGGTCGCCGAGCTCGCGGACGTGATTGCCGCGCTGGCCGGGACCCGGGTGCTGGTGCCGGTGCTCGCCGAGGCGGAGGCGACCGAGACCGTCGAGGTGCACGGTCACGCCCACACCGTCGACCGGCAGGCGTCCGCCGGCATCGTCGCCCTGCAAGCGCCGGACGGCCGCACCGCACTGCCGGTGTTCAGCTCGGTGGCGGCGATGACCGCCTGGCGCGCCGACGCCCGCCCGGTGCCGACCGAGATCGCCCGGGCGGCGCTGTCCGCCGTGGAGGAGGGCTGGGAGCTGCTGGTCCTCGACCCGGGTGGTCCGGTCACCGTGCTGGTGCCCCGTCCCGCGGTCTGGGCCCTCGCCCAGCAGATCGACTGGTCGCCCGCCGTCACCGGCACCGGCGCCGACCGCATCGTGGCACCGGAGGTCCGGGACGCGGTGCGCGAGGCGATCACCGCGGCGGTCGCGGTCGGCGACCCGGCACCGGCCGCCGCCGCGACCGAGCAGCCTCGCCGCTGGTGGCGGCGCTCGGCCCCCGCGACCTCGGCACCGACCACGGAACGCCCGGCGATCCGGGAGCTGCGTGTGGTCCCCGGCGACCGCGCCGAAGTCTCGGTCGACCTGCACCTGGTGCCCGGACTGGACCGCGGCACCGTGGATGCGGTGCTCCGTGCCGTGGGTGCCGCCCTGGCGGGCAGTGAGACCGTCACCCGCCGGGTCGACTCCGTGCAGGTGCGGCTGCGCTGA
- the priA gene encoding bifunctional 1-(5-phosphoribosyl)-5-((5-phosphoribosylamino)methylideneamino)imidazole-4-carboxamide isomerase/phosphoribosylanthranilate isomerase PriA produces the protein MTTDRLVLLPAVDVADGQAVRLVQGEAGSETSYGDPLSAALDWQAGGAEWIHLVDLDAAFGRGSNAALLSEVTADLTGRGVRVELSGGIRDDASLERALSTGAARVNLGTAALEDPEWTAAAIARHGDQIAVGLDVRGTTLAARGWTQEGGDLWEVLARLDDAGCARYVVTDVTKDGTLRGPNVELLREVCRRTDAPVVASGGISSLDDLRALRALVGEGVEGTIVGKALYAGAFTLPEALDVAGRP, from the coding sequence ATGACCACCGACCGCCTTGTGCTGCTCCCCGCCGTCGACGTCGCCGATGGTCAGGCGGTGCGTCTGGTCCAGGGCGAGGCAGGCTCGGAGACCTCCTACGGTGACCCGCTGTCCGCCGCGCTCGACTGGCAGGCCGGGGGCGCCGAATGGATCCACCTGGTCGACCTGGACGCGGCCTTCGGTCGCGGGTCGAACGCCGCACTGCTGTCCGAGGTGACCGCCGACCTCACCGGCCGGGGCGTCCGGGTCGAGCTGTCCGGTGGCATCCGGGACGACGCCTCGCTCGAGCGTGCGCTGAGCACCGGCGCCGCCCGGGTCAACCTCGGCACCGCCGCACTGGAGGACCCGGAGTGGACCGCCGCGGCGATCGCCCGGCACGGGGACCAGATCGCGGTCGGACTCGATGTCCGCGGCACCACGCTGGCCGCCCGCGGCTGGACCCAGGAGGGCGGCGACCTCTGGGAGGTGCTGGCGCGACTCGACGACGCCGGGTGCGCCCGCTACGTCGTCACCGACGTCACCAAGGACGGCACCCTGCGCGGACCGAACGTCGAGCTGCTGCGCGAGGTCTGCCGTCGCACCGACGCCCCCGTGGTCGCCTCCGGTGGCATCTCCTCCCTCGACGACCTGCGGGCGCTGCGGGCACTCGTCGGCGAGGGTGTCGAGGGCACGATCGTGGGCAAGGCGCTGTACGCCGGAGCGTTCACGCTGCCCGAGGCGCTGGACGTCGCGGGCCGTCCGTGA